The following proteins come from a genomic window of Leptospira neocaledonica:
- the ggt gene encoding gamma-glutamyltransferase has translation MSFRTVRPSPKSFLIFSILVLLVFGACKKNVLFIEGREVSTQNLVAPKFGIDPNTLFAESKKIMISTDSVDASKVGLEIYKKGGNTIDVAVASSFAVSVTRPSSTGIGGGGFLVYHHAKSGKSYAFDFRERAPSLANRNMYKGRPKEESLLGYKSVGVPGMVAGLVQIQKKFGKLPLKDVLAPAIRLAEEGFIVYPDLSEAIQESEKDMSPGMKKIFIPGGKIPESGDILVQKDLAKTLKVISETGDKDFYTGEIAKALSAEVSANGGAIHFNDLKNYRVKEEKPLEIIYRNYNIQTMFPPSSGVHLFTMLKMLETKELHSMFDFSQSDYYHFLAEVMRRGYSDRAVLGGDPGFTKIPVDTLISSEYAKEKISDFNPGKATPSSTYLSRLNLKAESPQTTHISVVDAEGNAVSTTHSINYRFGAAVVLDGYGFVLNDTMDDFSRSPGEPNVYGLIGAEANSIQPGKTPLSSMSPTIVLKNGETFLVTGAPGGSYIVNAVLQSILFSLDLNLTLYESVARGRIHHQFFPDALSIEGAATDTATFNQLKAKKHEVRLGNNMAKLFCVKRENGTLYGAADPRGDGIPLGE, from the coding sequence ATGTCTTTTAGAACGGTTAGACCTAGTCCCAAAAGTTTCCTCATATTTTCCATTCTAGTTCTTCTTGTTTTTGGTGCTTGCAAGAAGAATGTACTATTCATCGAAGGAAGAGAAGTTTCTACCCAGAACCTTGTGGCTCCTAAGTTCGGGATAGATCCAAACACTCTATTTGCAGAATCCAAGAAGATTATGATATCTACGGATTCGGTCGACGCTTCCAAGGTTGGACTGGAAATTTATAAAAAGGGAGGGAACACAATCGATGTGGCTGTCGCTTCTTCCTTTGCAGTTTCCGTTACCCGACCTTCTTCCACAGGGATTGGCGGTGGTGGATTTTTAGTCTATCATCACGCTAAATCCGGAAAATCATACGCTTTCGATTTTAGAGAGAGAGCGCCTTCTTTAGCAAATCGTAATATGTATAAAGGACGTCCTAAGGAAGAATCCTTACTCGGTTACAAATCCGTAGGTGTTCCTGGTATGGTGGCCGGCCTTGTGCAAATCCAAAAAAAGTTCGGTAAACTTCCCTTAAAAGATGTTTTGGCCCCTGCGATCCGATTGGCAGAAGAAGGATTTATCGTATATCCGGATCTTTCAGAAGCAATCCAAGAATCGGAGAAAGACATGAGTCCTGGAATGAAGAAGATCTTTATACCAGGCGGAAAAATCCCTGAGTCCGGAGATATACTAGTCCAGAAAGATCTCGCAAAAACTCTTAAGGTCATTTCTGAAACGGGAGACAAGGATTTTTATACGGGGGAGATCGCAAAAGCACTCTCGGCAGAAGTTTCCGCAAATGGCGGCGCTATTCATTTTAATGATCTGAAAAATTATAGAGTAAAAGAAGAAAAACCTTTAGAGATCATTTACAGAAATTATAATATTCAAACCATGTTTCCTCCTTCTTCCGGAGTTCATCTTTTCACTATGTTAAAGATGCTGGAAACAAAAGAGTTACACTCCATGTTCGATTTTTCCCAGAGTGATTATTATCATTTCTTGGCAGAAGTTATGAGAAGAGGGTATTCTGATCGGGCCGTTCTCGGCGGAGATCCGGGATTTACAAAGATCCCAGTGGATACATTAATTTCTTCCGAATATGCCAAAGAGAAAATTTCGGACTTCAATCCTGGGAAGGCCACTCCTAGTTCCACATACTTAAGTAGATTGAACTTAAAAGCGGAATCTCCACAGACCACTCATATCTCAGTCGTGGATGCGGAAGGGAATGCTGTTTCTACCACACATTCTATCAATTATAGATTTGGTGCAGCCGTAGTTTTGGATGGATATGGTTTTGTTCTGAATGATACAATGGATGATTTTAGTCGTTCTCCTGGAGAGCCTAACGTATATGGTCTCATTGGGGCAGAGGCGAATTCTATCCAGCCTGGAAAAACACCTTTGAGTTCCATGTCTCCTACGATCGTTTTAAAAAATGGAGAGACATTTTTAGTCACAGGTGCACCTGGCGGGTCTTATATAGTAAATGCTGTTTTACAATCTATACTGTTTAGTTTAGATCTTAATCTTACATTATATGAGTCCGTTGCAAGAGGAAGAATTCATCATCAGTTTTTTCCCGACGCACTTTCTATAGAAGGGGCTGCAACGGATACTGCTACATTCAACCAACTGAAGGCCAAAAAACATGAAGTCCGGCTTGGAAATAATATGGCAAAATTATTCTGCGTAAAAAGAGAAAATGGAACATTGTACGGTGCCGCGGATCCAAGGGGAGATGGAATCCCTTTGGGAGAATAA